The Paenibacillus dendritiformis region AGCACCAGACCGGGTTGGCGATTGATGTATCCAGCCCAAGTGTAGGCAACGTGTTGGAAGAGGTATTCGGCGATTCGGAAGAAGGAAAATGGCTTGCGGAGCACGCTCATGAATATGGCTTCATCATCCGCTATCCGAAGGATGGCGAATCGATCACCGGCTATGTATACGAGCCATGGCATATCCGCTATGTCGGGAAGGAAGCCGCCGACGCGATATATAGCGAAGGAACGACATTGGAGCAATTTTTGCAATAGCAATTATTCATATTCGAAAAAGAAAGCCGGAGATGGGGTGGACCGTCTCCGGCTTGTTTTGTGCCTTGGGCGGTTGAACTCTTGAATCTGAGTCCTTGGACCGTCCATAAGCGGTTGTCTGCGGTCCTCTGGCACGGCATCAGCAGGCGGAGAAATAGAGTTGGGAGAATTGGAGAAAACAGATGTAAAGTTTCTGTATATGAGCGTATGGGATAATGGACAAAAGGAAGCGAATATGATTCTAAGGGATAATGGCCCAAAAGGCAGCGGCAAGGGAAGAGAAAGGGCAAACGCCACGCAAAGAACCGGAGGAAGCTTCCCTTCCCCCGGTTCTCTATGCGTGTGGATTATTCTTTGGCGTACGGCTGCTCGTCGCGGCGCTCGTCCGCCAGCGATTCGATGCTGTGGCGGCGGCGTTCGTTCTTCGCCTTCAGCTGCGCTTGCTCGCCTTCGCTTATCTCCTCTGCATGCTCCGACAAATACTGCTCGCTCTCCCGCAGGTTCTCTACGGTATTGTCGATTGCATTCTGAATATGCGCTGCATTGTCCGCGCGGTTATCCGGCTTTGGCATATGCAAGGCCTCCTTTGCCTTCCCGAGTATGGTGGACGCGGCGCGGCAAGACAGACGGCCCTGAAGGCCCGTCTGAGCATGCCCGCATTCGTCGCGTCATTTGATAAGGTGCATCAGCCGCCCGCTTTTTATGCTGGACGGCTGCTGCGCCTTAGAGGAGTACCATGCTGCCAAGGCTTCCGGACTCCGCTGCGGGAGAATAGGAGCGCGAGCTTCGCACACGCTATGGCGCTGACGTGATGTCGCGCAGAGACAGGCCGTTCTCAATTCCTTTAAGCCAGTCCTCTTGATTGTAAGATAGTATTTCTTTGCGCAAATCAAGCATTTTCCGATCCAGCTCATCTACGGCTCTGGCCGCTTCCGTCAATTCCTTAATGACATGAGAAGGCACCTGCTGCTCGAATTTATAATAAATGATGTGCTCCAGGCTCGCCCAGAAATCCATGGCCAGCGTCCGCAGTTGGATCTCCACATATATCCAGCGCGTATCCTCGAACAGGACAAGCGGCACCTGGAGAATAATATGAAGGCTTTGATAGCCATTCGCCTTCGGATTGGCGATATAGTCCTTGATTTCCGTAATGCGGATATCGTCGCGGGTCTTCAAATGATCGAGAATCAGGTAGATGTCTTTGACGAACGCGCATACGATCCGCATTCCGGCGACGTCATAGATCTTGTTCACAATCGAATCGAGGGTGAGCGGAAGGCCCTTGCGCTGCAGCTTATTGAAAATGCTGCTTGGCTCCTTGAGACGTGTCTTGATATGCTCGATTGGCTCATAGCCGTTGCGAAGCTTCCACTCCGCTTGGATGACCTTGATCTTGGTCTCCAGCTCTTCCAGAGCCAATTGATACAATGTCGGCAGCTGCTTCACTTCTTCGTACTGCTTCATAATGATATCGGTCTGTGACATACGAATCTCCTCGTGTAATTGCGTAGTATGCAAGAGACATCGGCAAATGGCTTACCGGATATGCCCGTATGCTCCTTCTATTGTAACGGATTCGGGGGCAGAATATCAAAGGACGCCCATCTGGCACTCCTTGTTCGGCTGCTTCGGAATGAAGCCGCGGAGACCGCAGGTTTGGCCAAAAAAGGCATCTCCTTTCCCATAGTAATCGCGGGTTCCTTCGTAGTATAATAAATCACCCCCGATACACCATGGGCCAACATGAGCGGGCTTGCGGGGCGCTCGATTTGTGAAGCAGTTGTTGTACATGTTCTGCATAAGTTGCGCATACGTTGAACAAGAGGCTTGGTCTGGTACCGGCTCTGCACGGCAACGGATGGCATGCCCGCCATGGAAGAACGGAGGGAGCATTACCCGATTGTGTGAAGGGTCTGTTTCGATCCGCGCCGTCCTGTGTATAGGGTTAAGGGGCCATGTTCAACGGTGGGCATGGAAAGGGAGGGAATGCTTATGAATCGAATATTGCAAAAGTTAAAGGAAGGCGCCAGCAAAGCATCGGAGAAGGCGCAAAATGTCATTGAAATCAATCGTCTGCAATCACAGATTGCGGCCCGGCGCAAAGAGATCGAGCAGAATGTGTATCTCATCGGCGAACGGGTATATGATGCCTATAAAAAGAAGGATTTAACGCTAGCGGAAGATGAGATTATGGCGCTTGGAGACGCCAACCTGCTGCTGGAAGAAGAGATCAAGCAGCTGGAATGGAAGGTGAGCGAGCTGCGCCATGAGAAGCGGTGCGAATGCGGAGAAGTGGCGCCGTTAACGTCGAATTACTGCGCTTCCTGCGGCCGGAAGCTGCCGGAGGCGCCGGAGGATCTGTTCGAAGAGGACGAAGAATGGGGCGAGGAGGAAGAGGAGACGAGAGTCTATACGCATCATCCGTCCTCTGTCTCCGAATCGGCTCCCGCCGCGGAAGACGACGTCCGGTGGCAGCCTCCGCAGCCGGAGGAAGACGAGGAGAGCGAGGAGGAAGTTCGTTACACGTACCATCCGGACCGTCTCTCGTCTCAACCGAAAAGGCAGAAGGAGGAATTCTCCATCCCGCCGCTGGAGTCCAGCCGGTCCGGACGGGAGATGAATATTACCGTCGGTGGCAGGCCGGTCACGAAGAGGCCGGAGGAGCCTGCCGATCGCCGCTGCCCGAACTGCAACTCCGCCGCAGCTCCGGAGGCGAAGTGGTGCGAGCGCTGCGGCACGCCATTTGTATGAACGGGGCAGAGCCGCGGGACGGCTTGAAGAGAACCTGAGGGTTCTCTTTTTTATGCGGACTGTCGACAAATAGCGACGGTATTCGATGAAAAAATCTCCGGTTTGAGTTACAATGACAACAGGGAACGCCAGGTGAACAGCCTTGGTATCTGACAGATGTATTCGTAGAGTGGGAGGCTGGCCTGATGGAAGGACTCGTATCGCATTTACGAGCGCTCGGGTTCACGGAAATGGAAGCAAAGATTGTCGTAAGTTTGTCTGAGCAGGGCGCGATGACCGGATATGAAATTGCCAAAAAACTGGGGGTATCCCGTTCCAACGTCTATGCCGCGCTGCAGCGCCTCGTCGATCAGGGCGTCATTCTTCACCGCAAAGGCGATCCGTCGCATTATGCGGCGCTTCCGGCAGAGGAACTGACGAAGCTGCTGGCGACTCGTCTGGAGACGTCCCTTCGCTATGTGGAGAAGCATATGCCTGCGGCGGAAGCGGATGGCAGCTCCTTCTACAGCGTCGAAGGGGAGCGGGCCGTATCGGATACGATCAAGCGCACGCTGCATGAGGCGGAACGGGAGATTATCGTCGATGTATGGCCCGATGAAGCGGCCGAGCTGCGGGAGGAGCTGCTGCTGGCGGAAGCGCGGGGAGTGAAGGTGCTGTGGTCGATCGCCGGGCATGAAGGCC contains the following coding sequences:
- a CDS encoding TrmB family transcriptional regulator, with amino-acid sequence MEGLVSHLRALGFTEMEAKIVVSLSEQGAMTGYEIAKKLGVSRSNVYAALQRLVDQGVILHRKGDPSHYAALPAEELTKLLATRLETSLRYVEKHMPAAEADGSSFYSVEGERAVSDTIKRTLHEAEREIIVDVWPDEAAELREELLLAEARGVKVLWSIAGHEGRTTERIWPMSGAVESEPRHFAFVVDRRETLIGARGSAHATKALLTEHPAVTRLVLSHFLQEAVLYELEREMDLDGQRRFGERIEEIMAKYFD
- the tlp gene encoding small acid-soluble spore protein Tlp — protein: MPKPDNRADNAAHIQNAIDNTVENLRESEQYLSEHAEEISEGEQAQLKAKNERRRHSIESLADERRDEQPYAKE
- a CDS encoding GTP pyrophosphokinase, translating into MSQTDIIMKQYEEVKQLPTLYQLALEELETKIKVIQAEWKLRNGYEPIEHIKTRLKEPSSIFNKLQRKGLPLTLDSIVNKIYDVAGMRIVCAFVKDIYLILDHLKTRDDIRITEIKDYIANPKANGYQSLHIILQVPLVLFEDTRWIYVEIQLRTLAMDFWASLEHIIYYKFEQQVPSHVIKELTEAARAVDELDRKMLDLRKEILSYNQEDWLKGIENGLSLRDITSAP
- a CDS encoding zinc ribbon domain-containing protein, translated to MNRILQKLKEGASKASEKAQNVIEINRLQSQIAARRKEIEQNVYLIGERVYDAYKKKDLTLAEDEIMALGDANLLLEEEIKQLEWKVSELRHEKRCECGEVAPLTSNYCASCGRKLPEAPEDLFEEDEEWGEEEEETRVYTHHPSSVSESAPAAEDDVRWQPPQPEEDEESEEEVRYTYHPDRLSSQPKRQKEEFSIPPLESSRSGREMNITVGGRPVTKRPEEPADRRCPNCNSAAAPEAKWCERCGTPFV